The genomic DNA GCGTGCGCGAATTGTCCTACATCGGCTTGCTCTCCGGTTACGGCGTCTCGGCCGAGCAGGCCACGGCGCTTTCGGTGACCGTCTTTTCAACCATGGTGATTGTGGCGATTCTGGGAGTTCCTTTTATTTTTACGAAAAAAGAAGCAATAAAAATTTAGAAGCAATAAAAAAAAGTTGGAGAACATTGTTTTACCACGAAGCGCACCAAGCACACGAAGAAAAAAGTTTGAGCTATTAAGATATAGCTCTGTTCAAGGAATGGAATCACTTCGTGTTCTCGTGGTTATTAAATTTTTCGGAATAACTCCAACTTCCAACTTTTAACTTTGTTTTTTACCTTCTAACTGCTAACTTGTAACTTCCAACTTGGACCTGCCCATGAAAAAGCACTTTATTCTTCTCCTGATCCTCTGCATCTCTGCCTTTGCCCAGGAGCGCAAGATCAAAGCGGGCGACGGCATCGAGATCGTGGTTTATGGCCACCAGGAACTCTCCCGCGTGGTCACCGTCTCCCCTCAGGGCACCATCGACTTTCCCTTTATGCAGAACCTGCCGGTGGACGGGCTCACGCTGGAAAAACTGCGTGAGATCATCGTTGCGCAGCTTTCCCGGTATCTTGAGGATTTCCCGATTGTTACGCTCAATTTCGCCAAGAGCAATGTCATCAACATCTCCATCATGGGCATGGTCAAGCAGCCCGGCATTCGCCAGTTGCCGCTCTACTCTAATCTGCAGGGCGCCATTGCCGCTGCCGGCGGAACTGCGCCCGGCGCCAAGCTCACCGAGATTCAGCTCATGCGCGGCGAGCCGGGCAAAATGGTCACCACCAAGTACGACCTGCAGGCGTTTCTTCTTGACGGCGACTTGAAGAACAACCCCATGCTCTCCGAGGGCGATGTCATCATGGTCACTGCCGGCGAGATGCTCAACACGGTCAAAGTGGTGGGCGAGGTGCGGGTGCCCGGCGTTTTCGAAGAGTTCACCAGCGCCACGGTGATCGACATGCTCATGCGCGCCGGCGGACCCACGGCCAACGCGGACATAAAAAAGATCCGCTACATCTCTCCGGCGCGGAAAAAAGCGGCTGAATACCGTTTTAATTTGGAAGATTACCTCGCCTCCAGCGGCACCTATCCCAATCCCGAAGTCAAGGCCGGGGATATCATTTATGTGCCGAAAAAACCCGAGAGCTGGCGGACCTATTTGCCGATCATCAGTTCTTTTTCAAGCCTTATGATAAGCATCTACTACATATATAGAATACAGAATGATTAGCAACAGGCCGGCCTCGATCCGGAATCGCTTTACAAGAACCGCATCGGAGTACTCATGCCTCCAGAAATAAACCAGGACAGCGTTGAACGCGAATGGACGCTGCAGGATTATATTGATCTTTTTCTTCGCCGCAAGCTGATCATTCTTTCCATCTTTGCCGCTGTCTTTGCCGTTACCCTGTGGTATACGTTGATGCGGCCGCCGCAATATCAGTCCGCCGCCACCTTTTTGATCGAAAGCCCGAACATGGGCCTCGGCAGTCTGCTCAACGCCCAGGCCGGACGCGCCATGGCCGAACCCGCCCGGCCTTTCGAGTTCTATGAAGCGCTGCTGCAAAGTCAGGCCTATCAGGATCTGCTTTTTCAACAGCTGCTCAGCGACACCGTCATTCGCGCCACCGGCGTTACTACCGAAGAGCTGGCCCGCATCAGAAAAAAAAGTTTAAGGCTCACCGCCGACAAGACCGAGCTGGTCAAGCTCGAGGTTACCGCCCGCTCGCCGCAGCTGGCCTGGCGCTATGCCGCCATTGCCACCGAAATGTTCAAAATCCGTTGCCGCCAGATCGAGCTGGAAGAGACCCGCAACGTGGTGGACTATGTCGACAAGCAAAAGGACATCTCCCGCAACAAGCTCGAGGACGCCGAACGTTCGCTGCAAGAGTTCAAAGAGTCCAGCAGCTTTGCCGTTTCCGATGAAGAGGGCGGACTGCTGAAAAAGCTGGTGGAACTGGAAAGCCAACTGGCTGAAGTCCAGTCCCAGCGTCAGCTGGCAGAGGCCAACATCGCCGCCTATAACCAGCGGCTCAGCGATCTCAAGGCGCCCAACACGCCGGAGCTGAACACCGTTGACACGCCGGCCACCAAAGCGCTGCGCAGCCGTCTGGACCAGCTGGTGGAAGAGCGCAGCCGCCTCAGCGCGGCCGGACAGCGCGGGGTCAGAGCCACGGCCCTGGACCAGGAGATCGACGAGGTGCGCAACCAGCTCTACCGTGCCATCATCGAGGCCCGGCCGGTCAAGGACACCGGCGCCTATCTCAATCAGAACCTGTGGGAGGAGATCCGCCAGAACCGCGTCAAGGAAGAGCTGCAGCTCTATATGCTGCGCAACCGCGAACGCTTTTTTCAGCGTCAGGTGGAGACCTACCGCCGCGAAAACCCCAAGCTCATCGAACGCGCCATCGAGATGACCAAGCTGCAGCGTTCAAAAAAGGTCTATGAGGACATGTTCAGCATTCTCCTGGAAAAGGGGGAAGAAGCGCGCATCAAATCCGCCACCGGCACCGGCGGCATTCGCATCATCGACACGCCCACCATTCCGCAAAAACCGGTTCCCAGCCATGTGCCGCGCAACCTGCTCGTCGGCGCGCTGCTCGGCCTGGGTCTGGGTTTCGGCTTTGCCATGGTGCGCGAATATCTGGACAACACCATCCGCAGCGGCGACGAGCTGACCCGCCACACCGGCCTGTCCATTCTGGCTGCGGTGCCGGTCATCGAACCGCGCAACGGCAAAAACATCGCGTCCAAGCTCAATCCCGCCGCCATGTTGTCCGACGCAGCCGATGACGAATACGGCAAAAATCTGATCCACAAACTGCAGCCGCGCGATCCGACTGTGGATGTCTATCGCAGTCTGCGCACCAACCTCCAGTTCGCCGGCGTGGACAAGCCCATCAGCGCCCTGCTGGTCACCAGTTCATTGCCCGGCGAGGGTAAGACCCTTACCGCCGCCAACCTGGCCATCTCCTACGCCGAACTGGGCAAGCGCGTGCTGCTGGTGGACGGCGATCTGCGCAAGCCCAAGCAGCATTCGGTGCTCGGCGTGGAGGTCACGGCTGGTCTGTCCGATTTCATGGTAAAGAGCCTCGATCTCAAGCAGATCCTCTATCCCACGGCCGTGCCCAATCTGCGTCTGGCGCCCTGCGGCACGGTGCCGCCCAATCCGGCGGAGATGATCGCCAGCCGCCGCATGTCCGATTTTCTCCAGCACATGCAAAAGCTGTTCGATCTGGTGATCATCGACTCGCCGCCGGTGCGTGTGGTGGCCGATCCCCTGTTGCTCGCCGGCAAGGTCAGCCATGCGCTGCTGGTGGTCAAGTTCGCCTCCACGCAGCTGCGCGACGTGCAGGAAGCGGTCTCGCTCCTGCGCCGCGCCAAGACGCCGCTGCTCGGCGCCGTGTTCAACCAGATCAACCTCGGCCGCGGCCACGGCTACTATGGCCGGTATAATTACTATTACTATTCCGACGGGGAGGGGGGGGGACGTTAGCACGTGGGAACGTGGGCACGTGGGAACATAGGAACGTTAGCACGTGTAACGTGTAACGTCTTTTTCATTTAGCACAAGGATTCAATCATGCGAACCCTGAAATATACCTACTGGCAGGATGGGAATTTTTATCTGGGTTACCTGATCGATTATCCTGACTATCAGACTCAGGCAAAATCAAAGGAAGAACTGATTGAAAATTTAAAGGATTTGCTGCATGACATCGAATCTGGTGATATTCCTTTTATCAGAAAGATAG from bacterium includes the following:
- a CDS encoding polysaccharide biosynthesis tyrosine autokinase, which encodes MPPEINQDSVEREWTLQDYIDLFLRRKLIILSIFAAVFAVTLWYTLMRPPQYQSAATFLIESPNMGLGSLLNAQAGRAMAEPARPFEFYEALLQSQAYQDLLFQQLLSDTVIRATGVTTEELARIRKKSLRLTADKTELVKLEVTARSPQLAWRYAAIATEMFKIRCRQIELEETRNVVDYVDKQKDISRNKLEDAERSLQEFKESSSFAVSDEEGGLLKKLVELESQLAEVQSQRQLAEANIAAYNQRLSDLKAPNTPELNTVDTPATKALRSRLDQLVEERSRLSAAGQRGVRATALDQEIDEVRNQLYRAIIEARPVKDTGAYLNQNLWEEIRQNRVKEELQLYMLRNRERFFQRQVETYRRENPKLIERAIEMTKLQRSKKVYEDMFSILLEKGEEARIKSATGTGGIRIIDTPTIPQKPVPSHVPRNLLVGALLGLGLGFGFAMVREYLDNTIRSGDELTRHTGLSILAAVPVIEPRNGKNIASKLNPAAMLSDAADDEYGKNLIHKLQPRDPTVDVYRSLRTNLQFAGVDKPISALLVTSSLPGEGKTLTAANLAISYAELGKRVLLVDGDLRKPKQHSVLGVEVTAGLSDFMVKSLDLKQILYPTAVPNLRLAPCGTVPPNPAEMIASRRMSDFLQHMQKLFDLVIIDSPPVRVVADPLLLAGKVSHALLVVKFASTQLRDVQEAVSLLRRAKTPLLGAVFNQINLGRGHGYYGRYNYYYYSDGEGGGR
- a CDS encoding type II toxin-antitoxin system HicB family antitoxin; the protein is MRTLKYTYWQDGNFYLGYLIDYPDYQTQAKSKEELIENLKDLLHDIESGDIPFIRKIEELVLA